A single window of Asticcacaulis sp. AND118 DNA harbors:
- a CDS encoding oxygenase MpaB family protein, whose translation MTTRIHADLWAQAEAQARAVPAIYGDIDFSTLPERFTIDPAAGDLGIFPEITPDLKADEPLTDLMAVYTMTGDAVADAYAARLTDYGFKPLIQMLQTACDKGIAAVPDAPPELAAFLADMEATPDWIDMALVEEGARIERNQYAHLVPFAIRGAFLATFMNTYSALPMALTGNLTDQLAAKRVHETATFFTLTVMPGALRRFGAAFKAAAMVRLMHSMVRFNLRHRPGLWDTSVYGVPIPQVDQMPAGQIGSFLLAFQALKDGRDSFTPEERARIEIARYRCFLLGLPKALLGETPREIARLMLARQATLRAAFDDKTCGALVRGTLSTELSSDPTPLGRFERQLERSFSKAFFIKHFLKGNAKRAERMGVRYTLFDRKMALMAAAGIFSQLRVFRVLSDIPVVRELADRHLVYKLKGHLKRYGHAEFASDGDSYKGAPHGG comes from the coding sequence CGCATCCATGCCGACCTGTGGGCGCAGGCCGAAGCGCAGGCCCGGGCTGTGCCGGCCATCTACGGTGATATCGACTTTTCCACCCTGCCTGAGCGCTTCACCATCGATCCGGCGGCGGGCGATCTGGGCATCTTCCCGGAAATCACCCCGGACCTGAAGGCCGATGAGCCCCTGACCGACCTGATGGCGGTCTATACGATGACCGGCGACGCGGTGGCCGACGCCTATGCCGCACGACTGACCGATTACGGTTTCAAGCCCCTGATCCAGATGCTGCAAACCGCCTGCGACAAAGGGATCGCGGCGGTGCCGGACGCGCCGCCGGAACTGGCGGCTTTTCTCGCCGATATGGAGGCGACCCCCGACTGGATCGACATGGCGCTGGTCGAAGAAGGCGCGCGCATCGAGCGTAATCAGTATGCCCACCTCGTGCCCTTCGCCATTCGCGGGGCGTTTCTCGCCACCTTCATGAACACCTATTCGGCCCTGCCGATGGCGCTGACCGGCAATCTGACGGATCAACTGGCGGCTAAACGCGTGCATGAGACGGCGACCTTTTTCACCCTGACGGTCATGCCCGGTGCGCTCAGGCGTTTTGGAGCGGCGTTCAAGGCGGCGGCCATGGTGCGGCTGATGCATTCCATGGTGCGTTTCAATTTGCGCCACAGACCCGGCCTGTGGGACACATCGGTCTATGGCGTGCCTATTCCGCAGGTCGATCAGATGCCGGCGGGGCAGATCGGTTCCTTCCTCCTGGCCTTTCAGGCGCTGAAAGACGGACGCGACAGCTTCACGCCGGAGGAGCGCGCGCGTATCGAGATCGCGCGCTATCGCTGCTTCCTGCTGGGCCTGCCCAAGGCCCTGCTGGGCGAGACGCCGCGCGAGATCGCCCGCCTGATGCTGGCGCGGCAGGCCACCCTGCGCGCCGCTTTCGACGACAAGACCTGCGGCGCGCTGGTGCGCGGGACGCTGAGCACCGAACTGTCGTCCGACCCGACCCCGCTGGGGCGGTTCGAGCGGCAACTGGAGCGCAGCTTCTCCAAGGCCTTTTTCATCAAGCATTTCCTCAAGGGCAATGCAAAGCGCGCCGAACGCATGGGCGTGCGCTACACCCTGTTCGACCGCAAGATGGCGCTGATGGCGGCGGCGGGCATCTTCTCGCAGCTTAGGGTCTTCCGCGTGCTGAGCGACATTCCGGTGGTGCGCGAACTGGCCGACCGGCATCTGGTGTACAAGCTGAAAGGCCATCTGAAACGCTACGGCCACGCCGAATTTGCTTCCGACGGCGATAGCTACAAAGGCGCGCCGCATGGCGGTTAA
- a CDS encoding CerR family C-terminal domain-containing protein — MAVKEARQGYEKSEATRAAIIAAGHRFFGAQGFNGATTRAIAEAAGVALPAIAYHFGGKEGLYLACAEDILSRYYAETGALATQALTALSEEPGEAVCRDYLRRILKQLLRVFVQPDAGDYRADFVTRELRDRGPAFQRLCEGLWLPGVDLVARLVAGVKGRAGMADDQVDALMLISSLLAFNTGRDVTLRILGLDRFDADAFSRLDAAIDRLVAGI; from the coding sequence ATGGCGGTTAAGGAGGCTCGACAGGGCTACGAAAAGAGCGAGGCGACGCGCGCGGCCATTATCGCGGCCGGTCATCGTTTCTTCGGCGCGCAGGGCTTTAACGGCGCGACCACCCGCGCCATTGCCGAGGCGGCGGGCGTGGCCCTGCCGGCCATTGCTTACCATTTCGGCGGCAAGGAAGGGCTGTATCTGGCCTGCGCCGAAGATATCCTCAGCCGTTATTACGCCGAAACGGGCGCGCTGGCGACGCAGGCCCTGACGGCGCTGAGCGAAGAGCCCGGCGAGGCCGTATGCCGCGACTATCTGCGGCGTATTCTGAAACAGCTTTTGCGCGTTTTCGTGCAGCCGGACGCGGGCGATTACCGCGCCGACTTCGTGACGCGCGAACTGCGCGATCGCGGCCCGGCGTTTCAGCGGCTTTGTGAGGGGCTGTGGCTGCCGGGCGTCGATCTGGTGGCGCGACTAGTGGCCGGCGTGAAGGGGCGCGCCGGGATGGCCGACGATCAGGTCGATGCGCTGATGCTGATTTCGAGCCTGCTGGCCTTCAATACCGGGCGCGATGTGACCTTGCGTATCCTCGGTCTCGACCGGTTCGACGCCGATGCCTTTTCCAGACTGGATGCGGCTATCGATCGTCTGGTGGCTGGTATTTAA